One window from the genome of Gimesia aquarii encodes:
- a CDS encoding glycosyltransferase family 2 protein, with translation MLNKELFSYGEAALVTDHAVSTFEKPNETNITDLSKVTVIIPALNEETSLPLVLSDLPAVGEVIVVDNGSTDQTAEIAIAHGATVFNEPKRGYGAACLHGLQALRQLIESGQQAPQVIVFIDADYSDHPNLLPLLVTPILNDEADFVLGSRLLGEREPGAMPPQSVYGNQLACFLMHTLFGSEYTDLGPFRAINYRALLDLQMIDDNFGWTVEMQIKATRAHLRTREIPVPYRRRIGNSKISGTLSGTVKAGSKILYLIGKYGLKH, from the coding sequence GTGTTAAACAAAGAACTGTTTTCATACGGAGAGGCTGCTTTGGTCACTGATCATGCTGTATCGACTTTCGAAAAGCCTAATGAGACGAATATCACTGATCTATCAAAAGTTACGGTGATTATTCCCGCTCTGAATGAAGAGACGTCTTTGCCTTTGGTCCTGAGTGACCTACCCGCGGTTGGTGAGGTGATTGTCGTCGACAACGGATCGACAGACCAGACGGCAGAGATCGCCATCGCGCATGGCGCCACTGTCTTTAACGAACCGAAGCGTGGCTATGGTGCAGCCTGTTTACACGGTCTGCAAGCGCTGCGGCAGTTGATTGAGTCTGGTCAACAGGCTCCACAAGTCATCGTTTTCATTGACGCTGATTATAGTGATCATCCCAACCTGCTCCCCCTTCTCGTGACACCTATTCTGAATGACGAAGCCGATTTCGTGCTCGGTTCACGGTTACTTGGTGAAAGAGAGCCCGGAGCAATGCCACCACAAAGCGTCTATGGTAACCAATTGGCATGTTTTTTGATGCACACTCTTTTTGGGAGTGAATATACTGACCTCGGTCCGTTTCGTGCTATCAACTATCGTGCATTACTTGACCTTCAAATGATTGACGACAACTTTGGATGGACTGTCGAAATGCAAATTAAAGCGACTCGCGCGCATCTCAGAACACGCGAGATTCCAGTTCCCTATCGGCGTCGTATTGGAAACAGCAAGATTAGTGGCACACTTTCCGGTACCGTGAAAGCAGGATCAAAAATTCTCTACTTAATTGGAAAGTATGGGTTGAAGCATTGA
- a CDS encoding beta-propeller domain-containing protein has protein sequence MLKKIVTRSNHPSYLSLSGLLLLLTLLSVTCFALSSTGYAGDEAIVQHSFLGMGKANKAVIIGEDGKVEWKFNMPASDGWVLPNGNVLLALYGTKGFPNGGVVEVDRKTKKIVFQYKGRQKETSTVQLLPDGTFLIAELGPEPRAVVINRKGDVLKTTPLQCQRKNAHMQTRMLRMLPNGNYIAPHLLDFAVKEYKPKTGEVIQVIVTDERGRDKRDWPFTAIRLKNGNTLIACTNGNRIIETDAEGKIVWSVTNQDLGEKLFNDACGAQRLPNGNTVISSYRAKGNQVKLFEVTRDKRVVWRFSGMNSGFHHFQILTTNGKPVKENTWK, from the coding sequence ATGCTAAAAAAAATCGTCACTCGATCTAATCATCCCAGCTACTTGTCTCTCTCAGGTCTGTTGTTACTGCTCACTCTTTTGTCTGTAACATGTTTTGCATTGTCATCAACTGGTTACGCTGGCGATGAGGCTATAGTCCAGCACTCGTTTCTTGGTATGGGTAAAGCCAATAAGGCAGTCATTATTGGTGAGGACGGGAAAGTAGAATGGAAATTCAACATGCCCGCGAGTGACGGATGGGTTTTACCAAATGGCAATGTATTGCTGGCACTCTACGGGACAAAAGGATTTCCTAACGGCGGTGTTGTTGAAGTCGATCGCAAAACAAAGAAGATAGTTTTTCAGTACAAGGGCCGCCAAAAAGAGACGAGCACGGTACAACTCTTGCCAGACGGCACGTTTCTTATTGCGGAGTTGGGTCCAGAGCCGCGCGCTGTTGTCATCAATCGTAAGGGAGATGTTCTCAAGACGACTCCCCTACAATGTCAAAGAAAAAACGCACATATGCAAACCCGGATGTTGCGTATGCTTCCGAATGGAAACTATATCGCGCCGCATTTACTCGACTTCGCAGTCAAGGAATACAAACCGAAAACCGGTGAGGTGATTCAAGTCATCGTGACAGACGAACGAGGTCGTGATAAACGAGACTGGCCCTTTACAGCGATCCGTTTGAAAAATGGAAACACGCTGATTGCCTGCACGAATGGGAATCGTATCATCGAGACAGATGCTGAAGGTAAAATCGTCTGGAGTGTAACAAATCAAGATCTGGGAGAGAAACTGTTCAACGACGCCTGTGGAGCCCAGAGATTACCGAATGGCAATACTGTAATCTCCAGCTATCGGGCCAAGGGAAATCAGGTAAAACTATTTGAAGTTACAAGAGACAAGAGAGTCGTCTGGCGTTTCTCAGGCATGAATTCCGGCTTTCATCATTTTCAAATCTTGACAACGAACGGCAAGCCGGTCAAAGAAAACACTTGGAAATAA
- a CDS encoding ankyrin repeat domain-containing protein: MKSESRPERIATACCIISFFATGITVITMSVHTVVGRTWFNEWLTIAISGLLIPIGLFLGLIAMWRSQCSRLSVKAVITNILTLLILCLWYVWPTERSFLLAVRKGDIASARFALQTGMDVETLQLWGMGVKIPGHSSLTMAAENGDEEMVRLLLEWGADVNRANGHGDYPLYYAAWSGDLPTAQLLLQEGADPVALSGERSALHIAAMMGQLEVIDLLLDAGVPIDLADKQGITPLAAARISKNRAAIGYLLQKGHKTIFLLTHNDSFIYYRFYDLQN, translated from the coding sequence ATGAAATCAGAAAGCAGACCTGAACGAATAGCGACAGCTTGCTGTATTATTTCATTTTTCGCCACTGGAATTACTGTCATCACCATGAGTGTGCATACCGTCGTCGGGAGAACATGGTTCAACGAATGGCTGACAATCGCAATTTCGGGATTACTAATACCTATTGGCTTGTTTTTAGGTTTAATTGCCATGTGGCGCTCGCAGTGTTCCCGGTTGTCAGTGAAGGCGGTGATTACGAATATTCTTACACTATTGATTCTCTGCCTCTGGTATGTTTGGCCGACTGAGCGATCATTTCTGCTTGCGGTAAGAAAGGGAGATATTGCTTCAGCACGGTTCGCACTACAAACCGGCATGGATGTAGAAACGCTTCAACTCTGGGGAATGGGAGTGAAAATTCCCGGACATAGTTCATTGACGATGGCTGCGGAAAATGGTGATGAAGAGATGGTGCGGTTACTTTTGGAATGGGGAGCTGATGTGAACAGGGCGAATGGACATGGTGACTACCCACTGTATTATGCTGCCTGGTCTGGTGACTTGCCAACAGCGCAATTATTGCTCCAGGAAGGAGCTGATCCGGTAGCCTTGAGTGGAGAGAGGAGTGCCTTACATATCGCCGCCATGATGGGACAACTCGAAGTGATTGATCTTCTCTTGGACGCTGGAGTGCCCATTGATTTGGCTGACAAACAGGGCATCACTCCCTTGGCGGCGGCTCGAATCAGTAAGAACAGAGCCGCCATTGGATACTTGCTCCAAAAGGGGCACAAGACGATTTTTCTACTGACACACAATGATTCTTTCATTTATTATCGATTTTATGATTTACAAAACTAA
- a CDS encoding sulfatase family protein: MRQYLYGMLCVLLLFCSAKQLSAASKQKNVLVIVVDDQGFQAGCYGNKVIKTPGIDMLAASGTRFTRAHCTTASCSASRSVIMTGLYNHATGHYGHAHGYNHFSTYATVKSLPILLEEAGYRTCSIGKYHLAPKYVYEFQEYRNKGVQGNRNSAVMAANAKEWIMEKDDRPFFLYYCSSDPHRGGGPDGYSNFNNDPDHYPGVTPIKYKPEQIQVPPWLPNHQEVKEELAEYYQAISRLDQGVVSLINTLKETGHWEDTLVMFLSDNGPPFPGAKTNLYQPGMNLPLIVRDPSQPKQGITTDARVSWADLTPTILDYCNVTPKPVPRLRTVENNGKRVQGKGKPVPYQFHGRSFLSALGTEHAPDFDENYASHTFHEITMYYPMRVILSGKYKYIFNIAHELPYPFASDLYRSPTWQGVLKRGDKMFGQRTVYSYIHRPKHELYDVVADPFESTNLAFEPEHQERLIQMQEKLKTWQKKTKDPWFLKWEYE, encoded by the coding sequence ATGAGACAATATCTCTACGGAATGCTTTGTGTCCTTTTGCTATTCTGCTCTGCGAAACAATTATCTGCTGCTTCCAAGCAGAAAAATGTCCTGGTGATCGTTGTCGATGATCAGGGCTTTCAAGCCGGTTGCTATGGAAACAAAGTCATCAAAACACCGGGCATCGATATGCTGGCCGCATCGGGAACTCGGTTTACCCGCGCCCATTGTACAACTGCCAGCTGCTCCGCCAGTCGTTCGGTGATCATGACAGGTTTATATAATCACGCCACCGGACACTACGGTCATGCCCATGGTTATAATCACTTCAGTACTTATGCCACCGTCAAATCACTGCCAATCCTACTTGAGGAAGCTGGTTACCGAACATGCTCCATTGGAAAATATCACCTGGCTCCAAAATACGTTTATGAATTTCAGGAATACCGTAATAAAGGTGTGCAGGGCAATCGTAACTCGGCAGTCATGGCGGCCAATGCAAAAGAGTGGATCATGGAAAAAGACGACCGACCGTTCTTTCTCTATTATTGTAGTAGCGATCCCCATCGTGGAGGAGGCCCGGATGGTTATTCCAATTTCAATAATGACCCCGATCATTACCCAGGCGTGACTCCCATAAAATACAAACCGGAACAAATTCAAGTGCCACCCTGGCTACCCAACCATCAGGAAGTCAAAGAGGAACTGGCTGAATACTATCAAGCGATTTCTCGACTCGATCAGGGCGTGGTTTCTTTGATTAATACGTTAAAAGAAACGGGACACTGGGAGGACACACTTGTCATGTTCCTGAGCGATAATGGCCCACCGTTTCCTGGCGCAAAGACAAATCTTTATCAACCCGGGATGAATTTACCATTGATTGTCCGCGATCCCAGTCAGCCCAAGCAGGGAATTACAACTGATGCGAGGGTCTCCTGGGCCGACCTGACACCGACAATTCTGGATTATTGCAACGTGACACCGAAACCAGTTCCCCGACTTCGCACTGTTGAAAATAATGGCAAACGAGTTCAAGGAAAAGGAAAACCTGTTCCTTACCAGTTTCATGGACGCTCGTTTCTGAGTGCACTTGGAACAGAACACGCGCCTGACTTCGACGAAAATTATGCTTCACATACCTTTCATGAAATCACAATGTATTATCCGATGCGGGTGATCTTGAGTGGTAAATATAAATACATTTTCAACATTGCCCATGAGCTGCCTTACCCTTTTGCGTCCGATTTATATCGATCTCCTACCTGGCAGGGCGTTTTAAAACGGGGTGACAAAATGTTCGGTCAACGAACCGTTTACTCCTATATCCATCGTCCCAAACACGAACTTTATGATGTCGTCGCTGATCCCTTTGAATCAACCAATCTCGCCTTTGAGCCTGAACACCAGGAAAGGCTGATCCAAATGCAGGAAAAGCTTAAAACTTGGCAGAAAAAAACCAAAGACCCCTGGTTTCTAAAGTGGGAATATGAATGA
- a CDS encoding 3-keto-disaccharide hydrolase encodes MTTLKRVTTLLTMIMTISALNLAVAGEQKLNVPPKGYKALFNGKDLSGWKGLVGNPKTRAKMSPEELAEAQKKADQSMREHWKVVDGVLVFDGKGQSLCTDKDYKNFEMLVDWKIKKDGDSGIYLRGSPQVQIWDPATKAAKGVGSGGLYNNKKNPSKPLVTADNPVGEWNTFYIKMVGDKVTVKLNGKLVTDTVLENYWERDKPIYEAGQIELQNHGNTLYFRNVFIKELD; translated from the coding sequence ATGACAACTTTGAAACGAGTGACAACGCTATTGACTATGATTATGACAATTTCAGCTCTCAATTTGGCGGTAGCCGGTGAACAAAAGCTGAATGTGCCTCCCAAAGGGTATAAAGCGTTATTTAATGGTAAGGACTTATCTGGGTGGAAGGGTTTGGTGGGCAACCCCAAGACACGTGCTAAAATGAGTCCTGAAGAGTTAGCTGAGGCACAAAAGAAGGCGGATCAAAGCATGCGGGAACATTGGAAAGTGGTTGATGGCGTGCTTGTCTTTGACGGAAAAGGTCAGAGCCTGTGTACTGATAAAGACTACAAAAACTTTGAAATGCTGGTAGACTGGAAAATCAAAAAAGATGGGGACAGTGGAATTTATCTACGCGGTTCACCCCAGGTTCAGATATGGGACCCTGCAACGAAAGCTGCTAAAGGTGTTGGTTCAGGCGGGCTATACAACAATAAAAAAAATCCCAGTAAACCTTTAGTGACTGCTGATAATCCAGTGGGAGAATGGAATACGTTCTACATTAAAATGGTTGGTGACAAAGTGACTGTCAAATTAAATGGTAAGTTGGTTACGGACACAGTTTTGGAAAATTATTGGGAACGCGATAAACCCATTTACGAAGCAGGACAGATTGAATTACAAAATCATGGTAATACACTCTATTTCCGAAACGTGTTTATTAAGGAACTCGATTAG
- a CDS encoding DUF58 domain-containing protein: MLSKNAPLSDPTALARFGKLDVVTRLVVEGFMMGQHKSPFKGASVEFVEHRQYYPGDEIRHIDWRAYGKTGKYYVKEFEDETNLRCYLLLDCSGSMAYSGKTLSKFEYARQLAAAFGYLLLSQRDATGLITFDTEQRDFIEPSANPKNFGQMLEILEQSQPGKETGISAALNQVLPLIKRRSLVVLISDCFDEPEALTTTLKQLRHARHEVLLFQVVAPEEEDFPFSKPTQFRSLEQAGHRQLVDPHQLRARYLEQYQEFCETLSRQCGSVNVDYLKFRTTDPYHLALGAFLNQRTRPGRK, translated from the coding sequence ATGCTATCAAAAAATGCTCCTCTTTCTGACCCGACAGCGCTGGCACGATTTGGCAAATTGGATGTCGTCACGCGGCTGGTTGTAGAAGGTTTCATGATGGGGCAGCACAAAAGCCCTTTTAAAGGGGCGAGCGTGGAATTTGTGGAACATCGTCAGTATTACCCTGGCGACGAAATTAGACATATCGACTGGCGCGCATACGGAAAAACGGGAAAATATTACGTTAAAGAGTTCGAAGATGAGACAAATTTGCGATGCTATTTATTACTCGATTGTTCAGGGAGTATGGCCTATTCAGGTAAGACTTTAAGTAAATTTGAATATGCGCGCCAACTCGCGGCAGCCTTTGGATATTTATTACTAAGTCAGCGGGATGCCACTGGCTTAATTACGTTTGATACTGAGCAACGTGATTTCATTGAGCCGTCAGCGAACCCCAAAAACTTTGGCCAAATGCTGGAAATCCTGGAGCAGTCACAGCCTGGTAAAGAAACTGGGATTTCAGCTGCTTTAAATCAGGTTCTTCCATTAATCAAACGCAGAAGTTTAGTGGTTTTGATTTCCGATTGTTTTGACGAGCCTGAAGCACTCACAACCACTTTGAAGCAATTGCGACATGCTCGTCATGAAGTGCTCTTATTTCAAGTTGTAGCACCAGAAGAAGAAGATTTTCCCTTTAGTAAACCGACGCAATTTCGTAGTTTAGAACAAGCAGGTCATCGTCAATTGGTAGATCCTCACCAGTTACGTGCACGTTATCTAGAACAGTATCAGGAGTTTTGCGAGACTTTGTCACGACAATGCGGATCTGTGAATGTAGATTACCTCAAATTTCGAACGACTGACCCTTATCACTTGGCATTAGGTGCCTTTCTCAATCAACGAACCCGACCTGGAAGAAAGTGA
- a CDS encoding FG-GAP repeat domain-containing protein, with protein sequence MISSLAENVFADDPLRGKPWVYHAIDQSSRGADGVKLTDADQDGLPDIATGWEEGNLTRIYRNPGPAKVKELWPKITVGKTPQVEDAAWIDLDHDGRQEVISCCEGKSQTIFVHWASNNQPFKKPWQQEVLPASRKKMMWMFATSAQIDNKPGLELVAAGKGKGAQIGWYQAGKNPRDLSGYQWRPLSPAGWIMSVIVLDMDGDGDVDLLTTDRKGKMRGCRWLENPGVLNVSKSSKWKNHWVGGKDREVMFAHVADLDQDGWKDILVVTRIPDELLWFRRLDQSGRKWEKIAFPFPINTGHGKAVTVGDINLDGQPDVVISCGKADPPKSGMFWMSYSKSGTGLKWTTHEISGPRGIKYDRIELLDLDADGDLDVISCEERDQKKGLGVFWYENPTK encoded by the coding sequence TTGATTTCTTCTCTTGCAGAAAATGTATTCGCAGACGATCCGCTGAGAGGAAAGCCGTGGGTTTATCATGCGATTGATCAGTCTTCCCGAGGCGCAGATGGAGTCAAACTGACGGATGCAGACCAGGATGGTTTGCCAGATATCGCCACCGGTTGGGAAGAAGGAAACCTGACCCGAATTTATCGCAACCCAGGCCCGGCGAAAGTGAAAGAGCTCTGGCCTAAAATTACTGTGGGAAAAACTCCTCAGGTTGAAGATGCTGCCTGGATTGACCTGGATCATGATGGCCGACAAGAAGTCATTAGCTGCTGTGAGGGCAAAAGTCAGACAATTTTTGTGCACTGGGCCTCGAATAATCAACCATTTAAAAAACCATGGCAGCAAGAAGTATTACCTGCTTCAAGAAAAAAAATGATGTGGATGTTTGCGACCTCTGCACAAATTGATAATAAGCCGGGGTTAGAATTGGTTGCCGCTGGTAAAGGGAAGGGGGCACAAATTGGTTGGTATCAGGCAGGCAAAAATCCGCGCGATCTCTCGGGTTATCAGTGGAGACCATTATCACCTGCGGGGTGGATTATGTCAGTCATTGTACTCGACATGGATGGCGATGGTGATGTAGATCTTTTAACAACTGATCGAAAAGGAAAGATGAGAGGCTGTCGCTGGCTGGAGAATCCCGGAGTTCTGAATGTATCAAAATCTTCCAAATGGAAGAATCATTGGGTGGGTGGTAAAGATCGGGAAGTGATGTTCGCTCACGTTGCTGATCTTGATCAAGATGGGTGGAAGGATATTCTGGTAGTGACACGTATTCCCGATGAATTACTTTGGTTTCGTCGGCTGGATCAGAGTGGTCGCAAGTGGGAAAAAATAGCCTTTCCTTTTCCCATAAATACAGGGCATGGAAAAGCCGTTACAGTAGGTGATATCAATCTTGATGGACAGCCAGATGTCGTCATCAGTTGTGGAAAAGCGGATCCACCAAAATCCGGCATGTTCTGGATGAGTTATTCTAAAAGTGGTACGGGTCTTAAATGGACGACTCACGAAATCAGTGGGCCGCGAGGCATCAAATATGATCGAATTGAATTACTTGATCTCGATGCAGATGGTGATTTGGATGTGATTTCCTGTGAGGAACGGGATCAGAAAAAAGGCCTGGGAGTATTCTGGTATGAGAATCCCACCAAATAA
- a CDS encoding efflux RND transporter periplasmic adaptor subunit: MTTDESSSIEDIWQEIETLVLGLAQLSRTGISSQKFYSELLDRAMRGMSALGGLIWIPNSTGSLELQNCLGLNPESNPDKPLSQQSIELHRLLLSEALQGNQPVTIGPHSGLSEQHQGTNPTDENLILCPVVVENHPARQTGILEIVHHPPKSYAAQDGFLRFISALCELSEDYCQHQQLQRLQEMEILWDQFERFSEHVHVHLNSQQTAYIIANEGRTLINCDRLSVLQRTGKAYNLIAASGVDIIERRSESVQRLESLVGCIQSTNRDFWIMEGGQKYPPQITESLHAYLDLASSRSLMIFPLKHIIEEQKNDATESSQVQHATSEQLVLGAIVVEQFHDLESDNTLLNRALAVSRHGGTALYNALQHESFPFFTVLKHWSYSPIRKKNMTWRNAITGMVILTLICAVLILTPADFTIEGSGTLQPVDQQNIFATADGTVDEILVHQGEQILAGDTLVILRDSDLELEFSRVRGEIQTTQKRLAVIQAARLDLNPTDINALQKANRLTAEQEELNERLKSLKEQLVLLKNQQEALKLKSPISGEVLTWDLQEKLLARPVQRGQRLLTVADLKGPWVLKMQVLDSEIGHVLEAHQQNQNPLPVSFLLLTDPGQTYQGTIEKIAATAETNEEGIPTVQVTVKLDHESITGLRPGASVLPQIDCGKRSLGYVWLRRLIETIQREVLFF, translated from the coding sequence ATGACGACTGATGAATCCTCTTCGATAGAAGACATCTGGCAGGAGATTGAAACGCTCGTTCTCGGACTGGCTCAACTCTCCAGAACAGGGATTTCGAGTCAAAAATTTTACTCGGAACTGCTGGATCGCGCTATGCGCGGCATGTCTGCTTTGGGTGGTCTCATCTGGATTCCTAATTCTACAGGCTCTCTGGAACTCCAAAACTGCCTCGGATTAAACCCTGAATCAAATCCGGACAAACCATTAAGCCAACAGTCGATTGAACTACACCGGCTTCTACTGAGTGAAGCATTACAGGGGAACCAACCTGTAACAATTGGACCCCACTCGGGACTATCAGAGCAACATCAGGGAACGAATCCCACTGATGAAAATCTTATCCTCTGCCCCGTCGTGGTTGAGAATCATCCTGCTAGGCAGACTGGGATTTTGGAAATTGTTCATCATCCTCCGAAATCATACGCAGCACAAGATGGTTTTCTGAGATTCATAAGTGCCTTATGTGAGCTTTCCGAGGATTACTGCCAGCATCAGCAATTGCAACGACTTCAGGAAATGGAAATTCTCTGGGATCAGTTTGAACGTTTCTCAGAACACGTCCACGTACATTTAAATTCTCAACAAACCGCATATATCATCGCCAATGAAGGAAGAACGTTAATTAACTGTGATCGACTCTCTGTTCTGCAACGAACCGGTAAAGCATACAACCTTATTGCGGCAAGTGGCGTGGATATAATTGAACGGCGATCAGAGTCTGTTCAACGTTTGGAAAGCTTGGTGGGTTGTATTCAATCCACAAATCGAGATTTCTGGATCATGGAAGGAGGACAAAAATATCCTCCTCAGATTACAGAATCCTTACATGCCTATCTCGATCTGGCATCATCACGATCATTAATGATCTTTCCACTGAAACATATTATCGAAGAACAGAAAAACGATGCGACAGAATCCAGCCAGGTGCAACATGCCACTTCAGAGCAACTTGTCCTGGGTGCGATCGTAGTAGAGCAATTTCATGATCTCGAATCCGACAACACATTGCTCAATCGTGCACTAGCCGTTTCACGTCATGGGGGGACTGCTTTATATAATGCATTACAGCATGAAAGCTTTCCTTTTTTTACTGTCTTGAAACACTGGTCGTATTCACCGATTCGCAAGAAAAATATGACATGGCGGAATGCCATTACCGGCATGGTTATTCTCACACTGATATGCGCCGTTTTGATTTTGACTCCCGCGGACTTTACGATTGAAGGTTCCGGAACACTCCAACCTGTTGACCAGCAAAATATTTTTGCTACCGCAGATGGAACCGTTGATGAAATACTCGTTCATCAGGGAGAACAAATTCTAGCAGGTGATACTCTGGTTATTTTAAGAGATTCAGATTTAGAATTGGAATTCAGTCGTGTGAGAGGTGAGATTCAAACAACACAAAAGCGATTAGCAGTAATTCAGGCAGCAAGATTAGATTTGAATCCCACTGATATTAATGCATTACAAAAAGCAAATCGCCTGACTGCAGAACAAGAAGAATTGAATGAACGTCTCAAAAGCTTGAAAGAACAACTCGTCTTACTTAAAAATCAACAAGAAGCACTGAAACTAAAAAGTCCGATTAGCGGTGAGGTATTGACTTGGGATTTACAAGAAAAATTACTGGCACGACCAGTGCAACGTGGGCAAAGACTATTAACGGTTGCTGATCTGAAAGGTCCTTGGGTTTTAAAAATGCAAGTGCTCGATTCGGAAATCGGTCACGTGCTCGAAGCCCATCAACAGAATCAGAACCCCCTCCCCGTTTCGTTTCTGCTGTTAACCGATCCAGGCCAAACCTATCAAGGAACTATAGAAAAAATCGCAGCGACAGCTGAAACGAACGAAGAAGGAATTCCAACAGTACAAGTTACAGTAAAATTGGATCATGAATCAATTACGGGCTTGAGGCCAGGAGCCTCGGTTCTCCCACAAATCGACTGTGGAAAGCGTTCTTTAGGATATGTCTGGCTCAGACGATTAATCGAAACCATTCAAAGGGAAGTGTTGTTCTTTTAA